The DNA segment CCCTGCCCTTCGACGGTCCAGACGCCTTCGCTGCCCCGTGGCGGTGGCGAAACGACCAACGGGCACACCGGAGTTTTCACCGTGATCGGCATCGGGCCGTAACTCACGGCCGTCGGATTGCCCGCCAGGGTTTGTGCCAGCGCACGCGCACAGCTCATGAGGGGCATCACGTACAACAGATTCAGCCCATCGACCTCGGCGCAGTCGCCCAAGGCGTAGATATTGGCGTGGGAAGTCTTCAGGTAGCGGTCGACTACGACACCGCGATTGACCTGCACCCCGGCCGCCGCGGCCAGATCGATGCGCGGGCGCAGGCCAATGGCCGACACCACCACATCGCAGGCAATCACCTGCCCGTCGGACAGATGCGCTTCCAACCCGTCTGCGACTTTTTGCAGGCGGGTCAGCACCGGGCCGAGGTGAAAACGCGCGCCGAGGCTTTCCAGCCCGGCCTGCACGGCGGCCGCAGCGGCCGGGTGCAGCAGCATCGGCATCACTTGCTCGCACGGCGCCACCAGTTGCACCTCGTAACCACCGAGGATCAGGTCATTGGCGAATTCGCAGCCGATCAGGCCCGCCCCCAGCAGCAATACGCGGCGTTTGCCCGCAGCGGCGGCACGAAAGCGCGCATAGTCTTCGAGATCGTTTATCGGGAATACCAGCTCGGAGCCATCACCCTCGATCGGCACACGCACGGTTTCTGCGCCCCAGGCGAGGATCAGGTCGCGGTAGTACACCGCTTCTTCGCCGATCCACAGGCGCTTGTGGCCGGCGTCGATGCCGCTGATGCGCGTGTGGGTGCGCACTTCGGCCTTCAACTGCTCGGCCATGGCGCCGGGTTCGGCCATGCTCAGGCCATCGGCGTCCTTGTTCTTGCCGAAACCGGTGGAGAGCATCGGCTTGGAGTAAGAGCGCCCGTCATCGGCGGTAATCAGCAGCAGCGGGGTTTCGCCATCGAGTTTGCGAAACTCCCGGGCCAGGTTGTAACCCGCAAGCCCGGTGCCGACGATTACGACAGGTGCGTTCATGCCTTACTCCTTGGTTTTTCTCAGTTGATTTCGATCATTTCGAAGTCCGACTTGCCCACGCCGCAGTCCGGGCACAGCCAGTCTTCCGGCACGTCCTGCCACAGGGTGCCCGGCGCGATGCCGTCATCCGGCCAACCGTCAGCTTCGTTGTAGATCAGGCCGCAGACGATGCATTGCCACTTTTTCATTCAGGTACTTCCTCAGGATTCAGGCTTTTGTCGGCGCGGATGGTCGATGGTGGTTGCGCTGCCATCCGGCTCAGGGCGTTTTGTACTGAGGGTGCCGGGCAGATGCAAGCCTGTTCGGCGCAACGGCGCCCCGGATCCATCAAATTCGCAGCACGCCATGTTAAGCTCACCGCCTCATTTGCGGCCAATAATGACTCATTGTGCAACATTCAAATGCCTGCCCGGCCCCGCTCTGGCTGACTCAAAGCCGACTGACGCCCCTTCCCGATTCGTTGACCCTGGACTGGTTGTTCGACGAAGGTTCGCTGACCCGCCGCCTGACGCGGCTGTCGAACGACGGCTTCAGCGTCATGCCATTGTTCGAAGGCTGGGACACCCTGCGCAGCGACGAATGCGCGGCGCTGGATCTGGCCGAAGGCAGCGAAGGCTGGGTGCGCGAGGTGTATCTGCGCGGTCACGGCGAAGCCTGGGTGTTCGCCCGCAGCGTGGCTTCACGCGCCGCCCTGCAAGGCGACGGCTTGCACATGGACGAACTCGGCAGCCGCTCGCTGGGCGAACTGCTGTTTTGCGACCACGCCTTCCAGCGCCGCGCCATCGAGGTCTGTTACTACCCGCAGGACTGGTTGCCGCCAGCCTGCCGCGCCCCCGAGCTGTGGGGCCGGCGCTCGCGTTTCGACCGTGGCGCCTTGAGCGTACTGGTGGCGGAGATTTTCCTGCCGACCCTGTGGAACGCCGCCCGCGCCCATCCGGAGAACTGCTGATGTACCAGAGCCTGCTCAAGTCCTTGAACCGCTTGAACCCGCGCGCCTGGGATTTCATTCAACTGACGCGCATGGACAAGCCGATCGGCATTTACCTGCTGCTGTGGCCGACGCTGTGGGCACTGTGGATTGCCGGCAAGGGTTCGCCATCGCTGGCCAACATTGTGATTTTCGTCCTCGGTGTGGTGCTGACCCGCGCCGGTGGCTGTGTGATCAACGACTGGGCCGATCGCAAGGTCGACGGCCACGTCAAACGCACCGCGCAACGCCCTCTGGCCAGCGGCAAGATCAGTTCGAAAGAGGCGCTGGTGTTCTTCGCGCTGCTGATGGGCGTGAGTTTCCTGCTGGTGCTGTGCACCAACGCGCCGACGATCTGGCTGTCGCTGGGCGGTCTGGCACTGGCGTTCACCTACCCATTCATGAAGCGCTACACCTATTACCCGCAAGTGGTGCTGGGCGCGGCGTTTTCCTGGGGCATGCCGATGGCGTTCACCGCCGAGACCGGCGCGGTGCCCGCCGCCGCGTGGCTGCTGTGGATAGCGAACCTGCTGTGGACGGTGGGTTATGACACGTATTACGCGATGACTGACCGTGACGACGACCTGAAGATCGGCGTGAAATCCACGGCGATTCTGTTCGGCGATGCGGATCGGGTGATCATCCTGACGTTGCAGGCGCTGTCGCTGGGCTGCCTGTTGCTGGCCGGGTCGAAGTTCGAGCTGGGCATCTGGTTCCATCTCGGTCTGTTGGTGGCCGCTGGATGCTATGCGTGGGAGTTCTGGTACACCCGTGATCGCGACCGCATGCGTTGCTTCAAGGCGTTTTTGCACAACCACTGGGCGGGGCTGGCGATTTTTGTCGGGATCGTGCTGGATTACGCGTTGCGCTAAACACAAACCTGTAGGAGTGAGCCTGCTCGCGATGACGGTGTATCAGCCACATTGCTGTTAACTGATACACCGTCATCGCGAGCAGGCTCACTCCTACAAGGGGTTTGCGTTTACTTGGCTTTGGCGACGTGCCAGGCGCCGTCCATTTTGCCCTCACCGGTCATGTCACCAGCCTTCTTGTCCATGACGAAGGTGTACAGCGGTTTGCCCTCGTAGGCCCATTGCATCTTGCCATCGTCACGCTTGATCACGGTCCAGTCGCCCATGGACTTGTCGCCGGCCGTAGCCATTAGTGGTGGCCAGTTCGCCGCGCATTTGTCGTTGCACATGGACTTGCCCGCCGAGTCTTTGGCGAACGTGTACAGGGTCATGCCCTTGTGATCGGTAAACATGCCGTCCTTCTCCATCGCTGGCTCAGCAGCAAACGCCATGGTCGGTAAAGCAACGGCAGCAGCCATCAGCAGAGCTTTGAAAGAAGCAGTCATTTGAGTCATGGAAACCTTCTTTTGTGGTTGTCAGGATTCGGACTTAGAGCTTAGTCCAGGATCACGCCAACCGCCGGGCGACTAAAATACTGTCACACGACTGCAATAATTCCGTTATCTAATGCGGCGCAAGACAGTTAAATGACAAGAGGATTAAGGCATGGTTGGCAGGAGCATTCTGATCGTCGACGACGAAGCGCCCATTCGCGAAATGATCGCCGTTGCGTTGGAAATGGCCGGCTATGACTGCCTCGAGGCGGAGAACTCGCAGCAGGCACACGCCATCATCGTTGACCGCAAACCGGACCTGATCCTGCTCGACTGGATGCTGCCCGGCACCTCCGGCATCGAACTGGCCCGCCGCCTCAAGCGTGACGAGCTGACCGGGGACATCCCGATCATCATGCTCACCGCCAAGGGCGAAGAGGACAACAAGATCCAGGGTCTTGAAGTCGGCGCTGACGACTACATCACCAAACCGTTTTCCCCACGCGAACTGGTCGCCCGCCTCAAGGCTGTGCTGCGCCGCGCCGGTCCGACCGATGGCGAAGCGCCGATCGAAGTCGGTGGCCTGCTGCTCGACCCGATCAGCCACCGCGTGACCATCGACGGCCGTCCGGCCGAAATGGGCCCGACCGAATACCGTCTGCTGCAATTCTTCATGACCCACCAGGAACGCGCCTACACGCGCGGGCAGTTGCTGGATCAGGTCTGGGGCGGCAACGTTTATGTTGAAGAGCGCACCGTCGACGTGCACATCCGCCGCCTGCGCAAGGCCCTCGGCGATGCTTACGAAAATCTGGTACAAACCGTGCGCGGCACCGGCTACCGGTTTTCCACCAAGGCCTGATCCGACCGCCAGACTCGCTGACAAGGACCGTATTTTCCGTGAATCAAAACTGGCATGGCACCCTGATTCGCCACATGCTGTTGCTGGTCACAGCGTGTCTGGTGATCGGCCTGATCACCGGCTACTACGGCTGGAGCCTCGCAGCAGGCCTGGGGATTTACCTGGCCTGGACGCTCAAGCAACTGCTGCGTCTGCACGAATGGCTGCGCCTGCACCAACCCGATGAAGCACCGCCCGACGGCTATGGTCTGTGGGGCGAGGTGTTCGACAGCATCTACCACCTGCAACGCCGCGATCAACGGGTACGCGGGCGCCTGCAAGCGGTGATCGACCGGGTGCAGGAGTCCACCGCCGCGCTCAAAGACGCGGTGATCATGCTCGACAGCGACGGCAACCTGGAATGGTGGAACCGCGCCGCGGAAACCCTGCTCGGCCTCAAGACCCCGCAGGACAGCGGCCAACCGGTGACCAACCTGGTACGGCATCCGCGTTTCAAGGAATACTTCGAGCAGGAAAGCTACGCCGAACCGCTGGAAATCCCGTCGCCGACCAATGATCGCGTGCGCATTCAGCTGTACCTGACGCGCTACGGCAACAACGAACACTTGATGCTGGTACGCGACGTTACGCGCATCCATCAGCTGGAACAGATGCGCAAAGACTTCATCGCCAACGTCTCCCACGAACTGCGCACACCGCTGACAGTGATCTGCGGCTACCTGGAAACCCTGCTCGACAACGTCGAGGAAGTGAACCCGCGCTGGAGCCGCGCCCTGCAGCAGATGCAGCAACAGGGCGGACGCATGCAGACGCTGCTCAACGACCTGCTGCTGTTGGCGAAACTGGAAGCCACCGATTACCCGTCGGACAACCAGCCAGTGCAGATCGACGCCCTGCTGCAGTCAATCAAGAGCGACGCCCAGCAGTTGTCCGGGCAGAAGAACCAGAAAATCACCCTCGAAGCCGATGCGCGCATCCTGCTCAAGGGCAGCGAGGCGGAACTGCGCAGCGCCTTCTCCAACCTGGTGTTCAACGCGGTGAAGTACACCCCGGCCGAGGGCAACATCCGCATTCGCTGGTGGGGCGACGAGCAAGGCGCGCACCTGAGCGTGCAGGATTCCGGGATCGGCATCGACAGCAAGCACCTGCCGCGCCTGACCGAACGTTTCTACCGCGTCGACTCCAGCCGCAACTCCAACACTGGCGGCACCGGGCTCGGTCTGGCGATCGTCAAACACGTGTTGCTGCGCCACCGCGCGCGGATGGAGATCAGCAGCGTGCCCGGTCATGGCAGCACGTTCACCTGCCATTTCGCCCCGGCCCAGGTGGCCCAGGCACGGGCCATCAGCGCCGCCGAGTGATACCGGCCAGCACGCGCCACTAGGCAATCGCCATGTCAGCCGCTACATTGGCTGACTTGCGTCTGCCTTTCAGGCGCGATTTTTTCTCTCTTACGAATCACGGAACCTGCAAAACTCCATCATGGACCCTTCCCCTGGCTTGTCCCTCGCTACGATATTCGCCGATTTCGGCATGATTCTTTTCGCTCTGATCCTGGTTTTGCTCAACGGCTTCTTCGTTGCGGCGGAATTCGCCATGGTCAAACTGCGCTCGACCCGGGTCGAGGCCATCGCTGACAAGAACGGCTGGCGCGGGCACATCCTGCGCACCGTGCACAGTCAGCTCGATGCGTACCTCTCGGCGTGTCAGCTCGGTATCACCCTCGCCTCCCTCGGCCTCGGCTGGGTCGGTGAGCCGGCGTTCGCGCACATTCTCGAACCGCTGCTGAGCGCGGTCGGCGTGCAGTCGCCGGAAGTGGTCAAGGGCATTTCGTTCTTCACCGCGTTTTTCATCATTTCCTACCTGCACATCGTCGTCGGTGAACTGGCGCCCAAGTCGTGGGCGATCCGCAAACCCGAGCTGCTGTCGCTGTGGACGGCGGTGCCGCTGTACCTGTTCTACTGGGCGATGTACCCGGCGATCTACCTGCTCAATGCCAGCGCCAACGCGATTCTGCGGATCGCCGGCCAAGGCGAACCCGGCCCGCACCACGAACACCATTACAGCCGCGAAGAACTGAAACTGATTCTGCACTCCAGCCGTGGTCAGGATCCGAGCGACCAAGGCATGCGCGTGCTGGCCTCGGCGGTGGAGATGGGCGAACTGGAAGTGGTCGACTGGGCCAACTCCCGCGAAGACCTGATCACCCTGGAATTCAACGCGCCGCTGAAAGAAATCCTCGCGATGTTCCGTCGCCACAAGTTCAGCCGGTACCCGGTGTACGACAGCGAGCGCCAGGAGTTCGTCGGCCTGCTGCACATCAAAGACCTGCTGCTGGAACTGGCGGCGCTGGACCACATTCCGGAGTCGTTCAACCTGGCTGAACTGACCCGTCCGCTGGAGCGCGTGTCGCGGCACATGCCGCTGTCGCAGCTGCTGGAGCAGTTCCGCAAGGGCGGCTCGCACTTCGCCGTGGTTGAAGAGGCCGACGGCAACATCATCGGCTACCTGACCATGGAAGACGTGCT comes from the Pseudomonas sp. RSB 5.4 genome and includes:
- a CDS encoding hemolysin family protein; this encodes MDPSPGLSLATIFADFGMILFALILVLLNGFFVAAEFAMVKLRSTRVEAIADKNGWRGHILRTVHSQLDAYLSACQLGITLASLGLGWVGEPAFAHILEPLLSAVGVQSPEVVKGISFFTAFFIISYLHIVVGELAPKSWAIRKPELLSLWTAVPLYLFYWAMYPAIYLLNASANAILRIAGQGEPGPHHEHHYSREELKLILHSSRGQDPSDQGMRVLASAVEMGELEVVDWANSREDLITLEFNAPLKEILAMFRRHKFSRYPVYDSERQEFVGLLHIKDLLLELAALDHIPESFNLAELTRPLERVSRHMPLSQLLEQFRKGGSHFAVVEEADGNIIGYLTMEDVLEVLVGDIQDEHRKAERGILAYQPGKLLVRGDTPLFKVERLLGIDLDHIEAETLAGLVYETLKRVPEEEEVLEVEGLRIIIKKMKGPKIVLAKVLMLD
- a CDS encoding rubredoxin, coding for MKKWQCIVCGLIYNEADGWPDDGIAPGTLWQDVPEDWLCPDCGVGKSDFEMIEIN
- the ubiA gene encoding 4-hydroxybenzoate octaprenyltransferase: MYQSLLKSLNRLNPRAWDFIQLTRMDKPIGIYLLLWPTLWALWIAGKGSPSLANIVIFVLGVVLTRAGGCVINDWADRKVDGHVKRTAQRPLASGKISSKEALVFFALLMGVSFLLVLCTNAPTIWLSLGGLALAFTYPFMKRYTYYPQVVLGAAFSWGMPMAFTAETGAVPAAAWLLWIANLLWTVGYDTYYAMTDRDDDLKIGVKSTAILFGDADRVIILTLQALSLGCLLLAGSKFELGIWFHLGLLVAAGCYAWEFWYTRDRDRMRCFKAFLHNHWAGLAIFVGIVLDYALR
- a CDS encoding FAD-dependent oxidoreductase encodes the protein MNAPVVIVGTGLAGYNLAREFRKLDGETPLLLITADDGRSYSKPMLSTGFGKNKDADGLSMAEPGAMAEQLKAEVRTHTRISGIDAGHKRLWIGEEAVYYRDLILAWGAETVRVPIEGDGSELVFPINDLEDYARFRAAAAGKRRVLLLGAGLIGCEFANDLILGGYEVQLVAPCEQVMPMLLHPAAAAAVQAGLESLGARFHLGPVLTRLQKVADGLEAHLSDGQVIACDVVVSAIGLRPRIDLAAAAGVQVNRGVVVDRYLKTSHANIYALGDCAEVDGLNLLYVMPLMSCARALAQTLAGNPTAVSYGPMPITVKTPVCPLVVSPPPRGSEGVWTVEGQGTDIKALCHSADGQLLGYALTGAAVMEKLALNKQLPALLA
- a CDS encoding chorismate lyase, producing the protein MQHSNACPAPLWLTQSRLTPLPDSLTLDWLFDEGSLTRRLTRLSNDGFSVMPLFEGWDTLRSDECAALDLAEGSEGWVREVYLRGHGEAWVFARSVASRAALQGDGLHMDELGSRSLGELLFCDHAFQRRAIEVCYYPQDWLPPACRAPELWGRRSRFDRGALSVLVAEIFLPTLWNAARAHPENC
- the phoB gene encoding phosphate regulon transcriptional regulator PhoB, with translation MVGRSILIVDDEAPIREMIAVALEMAGYDCLEAENSQQAHAIIVDRKPDLILLDWMLPGTSGIELARRLKRDELTGDIPIIMLTAKGEEDNKIQGLEVGADDYITKPFSPRELVARLKAVLRRAGPTDGEAPIEVGGLLLDPISHRVTIDGRPAEMGPTEYRLLQFFMTHQERAYTRGQLLDQVWGGNVYVEERTVDVHIRRLRKALGDAYENLVQTVRGTGYRFSTKA
- the phoR gene encoding phosphate regulon sensor histidine kinase PhoR; amino-acid sequence: MLLLVTACLVIGLITGYYGWSLAAGLGIYLAWTLKQLLRLHEWLRLHQPDEAPPDGYGLWGEVFDSIYHLQRRDQRVRGRLQAVIDRVQESTAALKDAVIMLDSDGNLEWWNRAAETLLGLKTPQDSGQPVTNLVRHPRFKEYFEQESYAEPLEIPSPTNDRVRIQLYLTRYGNNEHLMLVRDVTRIHQLEQMRKDFIANVSHELRTPLTVICGYLETLLDNVEEVNPRWSRALQQMQQQGGRMQTLLNDLLLLAKLEATDYPSDNQPVQIDALLQSIKSDAQQLSGQKNQKITLEADARILLKGSEAELRSAFSNLVFNAVKYTPAEGNIRIRWWGDEQGAHLSVQDSGIGIDSKHLPRLTERFYRVDSSRNSNTGGTGLGLAIVKHVLLRHRARMEISSVPGHGSTFTCHFAPAQVAQARAISAAE